The proteins below are encoded in one region of Lactuca sativa cultivar Salinas chromosome 3, Lsat_Salinas_v11, whole genome shotgun sequence:
- the LOC122196924 gene encoding protein Ycf2-like, translated as MKKKSCNEVDYYLYNWYFELGTSMKKLTILLYLLSCSAGSVTQDLWSLPGPDEKNGITPYGLVENDSGLVRGLLEVEGALVGSSRTCSQFDKDRVTLLLRPEPRNPLDMMQNGSCSILDQRFLYEKDESEFEEGDERQQIEEDLFNHIVWAPRIWRPWGFLFDCIERPNELGFPYWSRSFRGKRIVYDEEDELQENDSEFLQSGTVQYQTRDISSKEQGLFRISQFIWDPADPLFFLFKAQPFVSVFSHRELFADEEMSKGLLTPQKNRPTSLYKRWFIKKTQEKHFELLINRQRWLRTNRSLSNGSFRSNTLSESYQYLSNLFLSNGTLLDQMTKALLRKRWLFPDEMQIGFMEQDKDFPFLSKKDMWP; from the coding sequence ATGAAAAAGAAATCATGTAACGAAGTGGATTATTATTTGTACAATTGGTACTTCGAACTTGGAACGAGCATGAAGAAATTAACGATACTTCTTTATCTTTTGAGTTGTTCTGCCGGATCGGTCACTCAAGATCTTTGGTCTCTACCCGGACCCGATGAAAAAAATGGGATCACTCCTTATGGACTCGTTGAGAATGATTCTGGTCTAGTTCGTGGCCTATTAGAAGTGGAAGGCGCTCTGGTGGGATCCTCACGGACATGCAGTCAGTTTGATAAGGATCGAGTGACATTGCTTCTTCGACCCGAACCAAGGAATCCCTTAGATATGATGCAAAATGGATCTTGTTCTATCCTTGATCAGAGATTTCTCTATGAAAAAGACGAATCGGAGTTTGAAGAGGGGGACGAGCGGCAACAGATAGAGGAGGATTTATTCAATCACATAGTTTGGGCTCCTAGAATATGGCGCCCTTGGGGCTTTCTATTTGATTGTATCGAAAGGCCCAATGAATTGGGATTTCCCTATTGGTCCAGGTCATTTCGGGGCAAGCGGATCGTTTATGATGAAGAGGATGAGCTTCAAGAGAATGATTCGGAGTTCTTGCAGAGTGGAACCGTGCAGTACCAGACACGAGATATATCTTCCAAAGAACAAGGCCTTTTTCGAATAAGCCAATTCATTTGGGACCCTGCAGATCCACTCTTTTTCCTATTCAAAGCTCAGCCCTTTGTCTCTGTGTTTTCACATCGCGAATTATTTGCAGATGAAGAGATGTCAAAGGGGCTTCTTACTCCCCAAAAAAATCGTCCTACATCTCTATATAAACGCTGGTTTATCAAGAAGACGCAAGAAAAGCACTTCGAATTGTTGATTAATCGCCAGAGATGGCTTAGAACCAATCGTTCATTATCTAATGGATCTTTCCGTTCTAATACTCTATCCGAGAGTTATCAGTATTTATCAAATCTGTTCCTATCTAACGGAACACTATTGGATCAAATGACAAAGGCATTGTTGAGAAAAAGATGGCTTTTCCCGGATGAAATGCAAATTGGATTCATGGAACAGGATAAGGATTTCCCATTCCTTAGCAAGAAAGATATGTGGCCATGA